A section of the Malus sylvestris chromosome 17, drMalSylv7.2, whole genome shotgun sequence genome encodes:
- the LOC126609625 gene encoding uncharacterized protein LOC126609625, which translates to MEDFRSKSCRDGRDGRMQMEVYYGGKPGAPPASMQDLRSYSSNYAGSCVSQPNNHQMVVKDGKMKKGKSSLGTASKTWSLSDPELQRKKRVAGYKVYTAEEKMKGSLRKSFKWIKNTCTQVVYGWR; encoded by the coding sequence ATGGAGGATTTCAGATCCAAGTCATGCAGAGACGGGAGAGACGGGAGGATGCAGATGGAGGTCTACTATGGAGGGAAGCCAGGTGCTCCTCCAGCAAGCATGCAGGATCTCAGAAGTTACAGCTCAAATTATGCAGGCTCTTGTGTTTCCCAGCCAAACAACCACcagatggtggtgaaggatggGAAGATGAAGAAAGGGAAGAGCAGCCTCGGGACTGCCTCGAAGACCTGGAGCTTGAGTGATCCCGAGTTGCAGAGGAAGAAGCGGGTTGCTGGGTACAAAGTTTACACTGCAGAGGAGAAGATGAAAGGGTCCCTGAGGAAGAGCTTCAAGTGGATCAAGAACACCTGCACCCAAGTAGTCTACGGATGGCGATGA